The genomic segment TACGCCTATTGCCGAGGATCGTGACCTTGGTTTTATGCTTTATGACATATATCATGATACGAGTAAAGACAATTCACATGTTCATACCTGTACGGAAATTTGCTATCCTAGAATTTATCGCGCACAGATGAAATCAGGAGTGATTGAAGTACCACTATCTAATAGCTTGGAGGTGCGCGGATGATACTACTAGCCTTAAAGGAATATTACGACCGGAAAGCCGCTGATCCTTCTGCTCAAATTGCACCGGAAGGATTTGAATGGAAAGAAATCCCTTTTGTACTAGTATTAGACAAAACAGGAAATCTTGTTCAAATCGAGGATACGCGAGAGGGGGAAGGAAGAAAGAAGCGCGCGAGGACATTTCTTGTTCCACAGGCAGTAAAGCGATCAAGTGGTACTGCTGCCAATCTCTATTGGGACAATCCCGCTTACGTATTGGGAATAAAAACTAAAAGTGAAGGCAAGAGAGATGCTGCACCTGAACAACATTTTGCATTTCGCAAACGGTTTGAAGATGCAACAGCTGGAATTAGTGATGAAGGTATAGAGGCGATCAAAGCTTTTTACTTAAAAACAGATTATGTAGATAATGTTATGAAACAGCAAGCATTTGAAGAAATAAAGGAAGTGGGGCCATTTATTTCATTTCGGCTTGCGGGACAAACTCGTTTGATTTGTGAGAGGGAAGCTGTACGAAATTCGTTAATCAAAAACGCCGAACCTCCCGCTTCAGAAAAAGGATTATGTCTTCTTACTGGTGAAAAAGCAGAAATACTTGAACTCCATGCTTCAATAAAAGGTGTATACGGTGCAAATACTACTGGCGGAAATATCGTATCTTTTAATCTTGATGCGTTTAATTCGTTCGCAAAAACTAAAGGAAATAATTCGCCTGTAAGCAAAAGCGCGGCTTTTGCTTACACTACGGCATTGAATCATCTGCTCAACAAGCAATCCAAACAACACATGCTAGTTGGAGAGGCAACCACAGTTTTTTGGGCTGCAAAGGCTGAACGCTTGGAAGAGCAGATGGCGGACATTTTCGGTGAACCTGAAAAAGACGATCCGGAGAGAAACACCCGAACTGTTCGTGAATTGTATAAATCTATAGAGAATGGTGCATATGTAAATCAAGAAGGTGATACCCTATTTTATGTACTAGGTCTTTCACCAAATGCAGCGCGTATTGCTGTGCGTTTCTGGAATGTATGTACAGTACGCGAACTAGCCTCTAATATCCGCCAGCATTTCGATGATCTGATGATTGCAGAACGTGGGCCAAAAGATCAAGAGTACCCTTCTTTATTTCGCCTGCTTGTGCATATTGCATCACAGGAAAAAGCCGACAACATACCCCCTAACATCGCAGGTGAATTCATGCGAAGCATTCTTGCCGGTATTCCTTACCCTCGTACCCTTTTGCAAGCTTCCGTCCTGCGAAATAAAGTTGAACAGGGGCCGAGTTATTACAGGGTTTGTCTTATCAAAGCGTGCATTAACCGTGAAATACGATATAAAAACTCAAACCAGAAGGAGGAACTGCGTATGTCATTAGACGAGCAAAACCTGAATATAGGCTACCGTCTTGGACGGTTGTTTGCAGTACTACAAAAAACGCAGGAAGAGGCTAGTCCTGGCATTAATACCACAATACGGGATCGGTATTATGCTTCTGCATCAGGAACGCCGACGGTGGTTTTTCCCATTCTTATACGTCTTAAAAATCACCACATTGCGAAACTCGAAAATAAAGGTAGAGTTGTAAATCTTGAAAAACTTATTGGAGAAATTCATGAAGGAATTTCAGAATATCCTCCTCATCTTGCTCTGGCAGACCAAGGTAGATTTGCTGTGGGATATTATCACCAATACCAGAACTTTTTCAAAAAAGGAGAAGAAAAATGAATACCGTAATGAATCGTTATGAGTTTGTTTTGCTGTTCGATGTTAAAGATGGTAATCCCAATGGGGACCCTGATGCGGGAAATATGCCCCGCCTTGATCCTGAAACGGGATTTGGCCTTGTAACTGATGTGTGTTTAAAAAGAAAGGTACGAAATTACGTTCAAATGAAAAATGACCTAAAAAAGCCTTTTAATATATTCATCAAAGAAAAAGCGATACTTAATAATCTTATTGACGAAGCCCACGAACAGGAAAATGTTAAATCTAAAGAAAAGGGAGAAAAGACTGAAGAGGCAAGAAAATGGATGTGTGAAAATTACTTTGACATACGGACTTTTGGCGCAGTAATGAGCACTGGAAAAAATGCAGGCCAAGTTCGCGGCCCGGTGCAATTTACTTTTGGTCGTTCTATTGAACCTGTTGTGACACTCGAACA from the Chitinivibrionales bacterium genome contains:
- the cas8c gene encoding type I-C CRISPR-associated protein Cas8c/Csd1 — its product is MILLALKEYYDRKAADPSAQIAPEGFEWKEIPFVLVLDKTGNLVQIEDTREGEGRKKRARTFLVPQAVKRSSGTAANLYWDNPAYVLGIKTKSEGKRDAAPEQHFAFRKRFEDATAGISDEGIEAIKAFYLKTDYVDNVMKQQAFEEIKEVGPFISFRLAGQTRLICEREAVRNSLIKNAEPPASEKGLCLLTGEKAEILELHASIKGVYGANTTGGNIVSFNLDAFNSFAKTKGNNSPVSKSAAFAYTTALNHLLNKQSKQHMLVGEATTVFWAAKAERLEEQMADIFGEPEKDDPERNTRTVRELYKSIENGAYVNQEGDTLFYVLGLSPNAARIAVRFWNVCTVRELASNIRQHFDDLMIAERGPKDQEYPSLFRLLVHIASQEKADNIPPNIAGEFMRSILAGIPYPRTLLQASVLRNKVEQGPSYYRVCLIKACINREIRYKNSNQKEELRMSLDEQNLNIGYRLGRLFAVLQKTQEEASPGINTTIRDRYYASASGTPTVVFPILIRLKNHHIAKLENKGRVVNLEKLIGEIHEGISEYPPHLALADQGRFAVGYYHQYQNFFKKGEEK
- the cas7c gene encoding type I-C CRISPR-associated protein Cas7/Csd2: MNTVMNRYEFVLLFDVKDGNPNGDPDAGNMPRLDPETGFGLVTDVCLKRKVRNYVQMKNDLKKPFNIFIKEKAILNNLIDEAHEQENVKSKEKGEKTEEARKWMCENYFDIRTFGAVMSTGKNAGQVRGPVQFTFGRSIEPVVTLEHSITRMAVATQAEADKQSGDNRTMGRKHTIPYGLYRSHGFISAPLATQTGFSEEDLALLWEALINMFEHDRSAARGEMSTRKLIVFKHSNELGTTPAHKLFDLVTVNRANDPLKPARAFSDYTVQFNKSGLPSGVEVIEKL